A window of the Pseudomonas furukawaii genome harbors these coding sequences:
- a CDS encoding BRO-N domain-containing protein — MHDAYTPIVFQRHCHQLRAVMIDNQPWFVAFDFALMIAATRPYRLTKRIYPHQRRFAVLQHQSGTCEELELVNEAGLYRALYRFGHPEHCALSQWISDEVVPTLHDYYRSPTASPRRVLMTWADQRIAALKWQGEIWIARPDLPRFMATNDDRALGHGPSWRRLP, encoded by the coding sequence ATGCATGACGCATACACCCCCATCGTTTTCCAACGCCACTGCCATCAACTGCGCGCCGTGATGATCGACAACCAGCCCTGGTTCGTCGCCTTCGATTTCGCCCTGATGATCGCCGCCACCCGCCCCTACCGGCTCACCAAGCGCATCTACCCCCACCAACGCCGCTTCGCCGTCCTCCAGCACCAGAGCGGCACCTGCGAAGAGCTGGAGCTGGTGAACGAAGCCGGCCTCTACCGCGCCCTTTACCGCTTCGGGCACCCCGAGCATTGCGCCCTCAGCCAATGGATCAGCGACGAAGTCGTCCCCACCCTCCACGACTACTACCGCTCCCCAACCGCCAGCCCGCGCCGCGTGCTGATGACCTGGGCCGACCAGCGCATCGCCGCCCTGAAGTGGCAAGGCGAAATCTGGATCGCCCGCCCCGACCTGCCGCGCTTCATGGCGACGAACGACGATCGGGCACTGGGGCATGGGCCGAGCTGGCGACGGCTGCCGTAG